Part of the Acidobacteriota bacterium genome is shown below.
GAGCGATTGGAATACTCGCGCTGAATGAGTCGTCCGCTTGGCGTGTAGTATTGACCGGTTGTGAGCGTCAATCCCGAACCATCGCGTAAGGGGAAAATATTTTGCACCAAACCTTTGCCGAAACTGTTTTCGCCGATTAATCGCGCGCGGTCGTGGTCTTGAAGCGCACCCGCCACAATCTCGGACGCAGAGGCCGAGCCTCGGTCAATTAACACAATCAGCGGATAATCTTCCGGTGTAGAGTTTCTCGCTTTTAATTCCCTCGGCGGAAAAATATTGGGATTTCTTCCGCGCATCGACACGATGGTCTGTCCCTGATAAAGGAAGAGGTTCGTCACCCGATAAGCCTGATCCACCAAACCGCCGCGATTGCCTCTCAGGTCTAAAATCAGCGAATTCATTCCCTGCTGTTTAAGGTCGATTAAAGCCCTTTGAACATCATCATAGGTCGTCTGGGTAAATCCGCGGAAAAGGTTTATGTAACCCACACCACTTGGCAAGATCGAATAATTGGGAATCGAGGGAAGCGGAACCGAACTTCTGACGATACTAAATTTCAACGGTTCGCTAATTCCGGCGCGTAAAACCTTAACGGTTACGCCGGTGCCCTCCGGGCCGATTAATTTATTGGAAACCTGGTTTGATGACCAACCATCGGTAGATTCACCATTGATTTCAACGATATGATCACCATATCGCAATCCGGCTTTATAAGCTGGCGTGCCATTAAACGGCGAAACAATGTAGGTTTTACCGTTTCTTTGAACAATCGTTGAGCCAATGCCGGAGTAGCGACTTCGCTGGTCATTTTGAAAGGCTTCCCACTCTTTGGCGGTAAAGTATGAAGAGTGCGGGTCAAGGGTGTGTAACATTCCAAGTATTGAGGATTGATACACCTTTTCATAACTTTCAGAGTTCATTTGACCGGCATAATTGTCCATCACGACGCTTAATGCGCCGATAAAATCCTGAACGATTTTTTTCCTCGAAGCATTATCATCACTATCTTGTTGAATCAGTCTTTGAGAAGGATGTGCGCCGACAAAAACCATCGGTAATAGCAGCGCAATCAATAAGGCGAAGTATCGGTTGATTTTATTCATGCGGTTCCTTTGATTTACGACCTCCAAAGCGAAGCCTTCGTATCAACTGGGTCTAGCTAATGCTTTACCAAAAAGAATTAGCGTAAAAATACTAAAGCAATTTTTAACGGAAAACAACTCATGACAAAAATGAAGCCTGAGAATATTAAATAATTCCACAAAAGGCTTTCGTTAATCCCGGCAAATGATTAACATTTTTATCAGTCGTCCGGTATGATGCAATAGTCGAAGCCATGTTTGGAAACTCTAAAAAATTAGTTATGTGCCAAGCCTGTCGGGCTTTTGTTAACCCATCGGAAAGGGTTTGTCCGCATTGCGGGTTGGATTCAGTGCCGGCGGGACGCACCTTTGCCAATACCGATAGCAATGGATTTGTTTCAATGCTCATCCTCACGGTAAATGTATTATTATTTATCGGCATTACCGCTGTTGAAATAAAAAACGGGCGCGGCGCGGAAGCTCTTATGAAGGGACCTTTCACTATGGTTTTACTGGATTTCGGTTCCTTCTATAACCCGCTGGTCAATCAAGGGGAATGGTGGCGATTTATTACCCCTAATTTTTTACATATCGGAGTGTGGCACATTCTG
Proteins encoded:
- a CDS encoding S41 family peptidase gives rise to the protein MNKINRYFALLIALLLPMVFVGAHPSQRLIQQDSDDNASRKKIVQDFIGALSVVMDNYAGQMNSESYEKVYQSSILGMLHTLDPHSSYFTAKEWEAFQNDQRSRYSGIGSTIVQRNGKTYIVSPFNGTPAYKAGLRYGDHIVEINGESTDGWSSNQVSNKLIGPEGTGVTVKVLRAGISEPLKFSIVRSSVPLPSIPNYSILPSGVGYINLFRGFTQTTYDDVQRALIDLKQQGMNSLILDLRGNRGGLVDQAYRVTNLFLYQGQTIVSMRGRNPNIFPPRELKARNSTPEDYPLIVLIDRGSASASEIVAGALQDHDRARLIGENSFGKGLVQNIFPLRDGSGLTLTTGQYYTPSGRLIQREYSNRSFYDYIFHSDRSAATKKEEKKTDLGRVVYGGGGIDPDVEVKTPTKEFDLRRTWWEPTFQFARLLITGQIAGFPEFRIDRTVDHSHRLTANEYVVNDKVIAAFKKYLADYKREYKEAKIDETRVDKDVEWIKRQIRYEVVTAAYGQEVAAQILLEGDYQVQRALTEMPTAKQMAEESKRASRAAGLRKDD